GTCATCCGCGTCCGACCCCGCAGCGGGGCACTCCGGGGATGGAACTGGGGGAGAGACAGTGTCACCCCAACCCCCCAAAGTCCAGTGACTGCTGTGGGTCCAGAAACACCCTTCTCTGAGGAACACAACACCCACCCCAGGGAGGGGGTCCCACCACGTGCCGCCCCATTTGCCAtgtccctccccatcccaggccTGGGAGGCGTGAGGAGCAGGGGGACAGCAGCGCAGACCTACGTCGGTGAGGACGGGGGGACAGCTGTCCTGGACCCAGCGGCCGGGGCACTCGTGGCGGCGCCTGCAGCCATCCCTGCACCAGCCGCAGCCCATGAAGCGCTCGGCCCGCAGGCAGCGCTGGCACGTGGAGAAGTGGAGACAGCCAGGGCCGGTGACGTTCAGGAGCCACACCTGGGGATGGACGGTGGAGGTGAGGGGACACATGGAGCTCCATGCACGTCCTACTGCCCTCAGACCCCCCCACTCACCTTGCTGCCAGCCGTGAAGAACAGTGAGTGGCTTTGCAGCCCCATGGCACCTCGCACtggccccagctctcccagggagAAGTTGGACAAGGTCAGAAGGTAGGAGCTCGAGCGCTGGAGCACCAtctgcacagggcagagcagggggctGAGTATACCCCACAGCCTGCCACGACCTGTCATCCCACCTGACCCCCCATCCCACCTGGAAGATGCGTCCTTCTGCTGTGCCTAGGTGGGCCACAGTGACGTTTCCCATGGCGGTGACGAAGAGGGAGGTGAGGAGGACCCCTGTCAGCTGCCCGTTGAACAGGTCCACTttgtgggaggcagcagggatgagcgtgggctgatcccagcacctggtgttgaccactGGTGCTGAAAGGTTCACCTGTGGCCAAACAAGGGGTGGGTGACTTGAAGCTGGCCCTGGCACCCCAACTCTCACGGGTAGGCACCAGCTTGAGCTGTAAGATATTTTGGGGCAGCACCAGATTGTTTAAGctcccctccaggctgggagaattttgggaaaaaacacATCGGCAGGCCCTCCCTCAGTCCCGCCATGTGGCGTCAGATCCTGCCCTCCCCTCTCACCCCATCTGGATATAGTTATTCGTGCTGGCACCACAGCATGTACACTCCAACACCAGTCCTCCCTGACCCCTGGAGCTCAGCAAGGAGCTGGGGTTGAAGAGAGACACCAGGAGCCATGGGGTCCCCGCTGGACACCCCCAGTGCAGAGGGTCTGGGGTCCCCTCTCAGTTTCCCCTGCCACCGCGTGAGTCAGCAGCAGTGAGCtgtcagctctgtgcaggaagaggaggggatTTGGCTGCACCTTGCTCTGAGCCTGGCTGAGGACACAAAAATTCGTGTCATGTGCTGGGACAAGGGGGCCCTGCCAGGGTGCCCACCCATCTGCATCCTGGCCATGCCAGGGCTTGTACCTGGGACACGGTGTTCCTGCCCCGTGGCTGCGGCAGATGGGGAACCCTGGTGAGTAATTACACTTCCGCCTGCGGTTTATTTGCCCAAAGAAGGCGGTGGCTGGGCCTGGGGACCAGAGCAAGAGCAGCCCGCACCTCGAGGACACATCCAGTCTGCGAAGCACTGAGGCCCTGTGGCTTTTCCACCCCCACACACATAAACAAGGCGGAGAGGGTGGCTGGGGTCCAGGGACACTCACCACGGGGGCCAGAGTCGAGGCTCCTGGGGAGGCCACACTAGGAGAGGAATTGGCCCAATGCACGGCATGAGCAGTGTGCCCTTGTGCTGGCACATGTACCAGTGAGGTGGGGGGCTCAACAGGATCCCCGCCTGCACCCACCCTCCTtggtgcagccagggctgccggaacacagcagcccctgcagtaGCTGGCGGGTGGCTGCTGGGCTGACTCACACCTGGGTGATGCCACTCTCCCCCTGCCCTACCCCACCCCACCATCCATCCCACCCTACCAGTGTTTCCCAGCTCCTGAACTCACtttcccacatcccagcccaCCCGCAGGGCTCCCGGGCTGGATGCGGTGCAGGGTGGAGCACTCACATTATGCGGGCAGTACTCCACCGGCTGGAAGAAGCTGAGCCCCCGCAGCAGCGGCTGGGGCCCGGTGCCGCAGCACTTCCCCATGCCCTCCTCCATGGCCTGGTTGAGGCGGCTGGTGCCCGGTGCCGCAGCACTTCTCCATGCCCTCCTCCATGGCCTGGTTGAGGAAGCGCAGGGGGAAGGCGCAGACGGCCGAGTTCTCCTGCGGCACCCGGCTCTCCGGCCGGCTCTCGGCGAAGGCACCGAAGAGCACCATGTCGGTGTCGTTGATGCCGAGGTCGCGGGCCAGGCGGGCACCGGGGCGGGCAGCgtgggctgcctgcagcacatTGTAGGCGATGTCCCtctcagcatcctcctccttgCTGCGCCGGCGCCGGCGCTTGGACTCGAAGCGGCAGTCGAGGACGAGCTCGCGGTAGCGGCGCAGGTCGCGCTCGTGGGCGCTGAGCCGTGCCAGGCGCGTGTGGTACACGCTGGATCCCGGCCGCTCCGGCTGCACCGTCAGGAAGTACACGTGGTCCCCGTCGGAAAAGGAGTGCACGTAGTGGATGGTGTAGTTGTCGCGGTACTGCGGCAGCACCGTCAGCCACTGGAAGTCATTTGAAAAGCCATCCAAGGTGCCCTTCAGGCGTCGGACGGACACCGACTGCGGGCTGTACTGTGCTGCCACGCTGCTGTTGATGGTGGAGCCGAGGTAGAAGAAGGAGGCGTAGGAAGTGGCCACCACAGTGGCGCTGGTCCCCAGTGGGCTGACCACACAGTCAGGGCAGAATGCAGGGCTGTTGCCCATAGCCGAGTACAGGCAATGCGTGGCTGTGATGGCCACCTTACCATCCTGCACGTCCAGCTGGTGCTGATAGCACAGCCCATGCcgtgctgtgccacagctgtaCAGCCACGGCTCCAGCGGGTCCAGCAGCAACAGGACATTGTCTGTGTCCTCAGGGCCATCTGTGGTGGCTGGGCACAGGCGACAGATCTCACACTCGGCACTGCCCACGGGGCCGGTGATAAGGACGGAGAGCAGGCGCAGCTCGGGGCTGACCAGCAGGATGCGGTTGCGGACTGCCACAAAGACAGCGACTGGGCCATCGGAGTCGGTGAAGACAGCGACATTCTGGATGGGGCTGCCAGCATCGAGGCTGGGCAGTGTGTAGGGGATGGAGAAGTTCCTGGTGGAGCTGTACGGGATGCGGGGACACTGCCAGGCACCGGCAtccagcagggccagggtgagcagcagccagaggcacacacagcacaacAGGCCCATGCTGTGCAGTGCCACTGGTGTAGGGTTATCGATGGTGCTCAGCACCCAGCAGGCTCAAAACATATGGAGGATGGGCCACCATTGCATCTgccaaaagtaaaaaaagaacgGTTTTACTCGCTTATTTTAGGTGAGGACCCGGGCACAGCCACAGCCGGGTGTCAGTTGGGGGTGCCAGGGTTCCCAAGGGCCAGATGATGATGGGTAGTGCCGAGGGAGGATCAGTCACACCAAACCTCTTCCGAAATACCATGAGTAGGAGGTGATGCCaagctgcctgtggcagagggaCAAATCCTGCCTTCTGCCACCTACAGACGCTGCCTGTCACCCTGGGGCATCTCTGCCCTGCAATGACCCATTCCGGGGAGTGGGACAGGGAGCCTGCCAGCTCCCGGGACAGCAACGGGGACTGGGGATCCCTGCGGGACTAGGACAAGATCCCCGCCAGCTTCCCGGCACTAGAACCCCGAACTACTCCCAGCCTCcacccccggccccgccgcagCTCACCAGCCCCATCCGAGCTGCCCTCGCCCCATCCGTCCGGTCCGGTTCGGTGCGGTCCGAGCGGTGCCGGGCGGCAGGGCGCTCACCTGGGCGctgccgtgccgtgccgtgccgtgccgtgccgtgccgggACAgggcggagcggagcggagcggggccgggagcgggcGAGGCGGGACGGGACAGGGCGGAATGGGCTGGGCGGGTCCTGCCTCCGCACCGCCCGGGGCTCCCCGAGGGCCGGCACCGGCACACGCAGCCCGGGGGGACGGGGGTGTTCGGAGCACACGGAGATCGGGGCACCcggagggtggctgggcactcCCGGCTGGGCACGGTGCCCAAGGACGATCGGAACGCGGGTGCACGGCTGGCACAGTGCCTCGGTCGCCCGCTGCAGGTCCGGGTGGCCGTCGGGGGATCCCCGTGGCTGGGAggtggctgccagcagcatccctgggtaCGAGTGGGTTCCTGCATGTCTCTACCCCTTGGCCCCTCGGCCGCAGCCCCCAGGCCCCGCTGCCATAGGGACGGCTGACACCCCGACCCTTGGAATCGAACTTGCCGCTTCCCCAAAGTTCCCGCGGTGGCACCGCGTTCGCTGCTCGCTTCCAGGCCAACAGGGCAGCCTTGGGGGTGCGGCAGGCTCAGCACCAGAGCGAGGTACTTTTTTCTTCTAGCTGGGAGaaaagagcagggctgggagatcCACTGCTTTGCCAGGGGGGCTGTGAGGGTTATTTCTGTTGTGCCCATTCTGTGTCTCGTGTCCCtttcctccctggctgcccGCAGTGGCAGGaggtgccagcacctctgggagtGACTGCTGTTCGTAGGGATGCGGGAAGATGCTTTACATCCCGATCCATACATGGATTTGCCCTCCAAGTGCCCTGCTGCCCTCGGACCCTGGGGccacaaatcccagctctgcaatgGACCTTTCCTCCTGGTGAGCAGGGCGTTGGGGACTTTggtgccaggagaggctgagctgccGAAAACACCCCGGCCCTCCCAGGCTCCCGCCCCGTGTTGAGCAAGTCCCGGCAGTTCCGCTGGCTCCGGGCCTTACCCAACAACCCCTTCCTCCGGCTCGGTTTCGACATGAGCTGGCCGCGGCCAGCTCAGCCCGGGGATTTTGCCACTCCCCGTCTCCAGCCAGCGCCGCCTCCTGCCAGCATAACCCCGGCAACCTCGCCCCACTCCCAGGCAGCTTCCATGGCTCCCAGCAGGCGCCCGGGGCTGGACTGCACCGCGCCGAAACTTGGAACAAACTTCCCCCCCAGCTTGGTCCTCCCCCCACTCCAGTGAATATACAGGAATGCGACAAGACTTAACGTAGGGTCCAGATAATGTTTATGAGCAAAGACAAGCGATTACACTCTGGCAGGAGCATAAATACAGGAGCAGATCCCTGTGCTAGCCCTGCCAgatccttcccagctccatctgtGCCAGGGTTTCACCCTGATGGCTCTGCCCCTCCTCCAACACCTATTCCAGCACTATTCAGACAGCCCCAAAACATGGAGTTGGGCCGTTCACAGGTGCTCAGCCCCACACCAGTGCCTGGGGTGGTCAGGGAGGTGCAGGAAGCTCAGTGTAGCTGGCTGGAGTGGCTTAGTTTGGGGGACAGGTGCTCCCGTGCCAAGGGGAAAACCCTCCATGGGCTGGGGAGGACCATGGCCCTGCACCAAAGGGGTCTCCAAGTATATGTGCTTGAGCTGCCCCTTTTAGGGTCCACTACCCACAGCCAGAACCATGAGATCACAAGAACCCTGACAAACACCTCAGcacctctggagctgctctgtgtccctgtggtgaGGTGGGCACgaccctgctgtcccagctggggcaggctgacccaccctgcctgccagcatccccagggacagACATCCTTTTCACAGCCACAGTGGGAAGGGTCCAGGCTCATACAGATGCCAAGGGGGAAAACCCGCTCTGGGACTGCAGGGGCTCCCTGGCACTCGGGGGGTCCAGATCCCccaaggcagggagaggagcagcgtgtgccccaggccagccctgtcccttgACAGGACAGTGTGACCCGTCATCTGCGGGCACAGCAACATAGGGGTCCCCTGAGTGCTGCCACATCTCCCCTGGGGACTCCCACccttggcacagccacaggatGTCAGAGAAGGAAGGTGTCAGGCACAGCGAGCAGGacccaggggctctgctcccttccagtAACCTGGGGTACCAGCAGCCCCACTCCAGGACCCCCACAGcaagggatggagctggggactgcagaggaagagcagcCCCCCAGCTGGGGTACTGCCCACAGCTGAGGGAAAAGtcctgctcagccccttccccttccctgtgcACCCCATCTCTAACAACCAGGTTGGACAGTTCCTCAGGTGGGgtttccctgtgctctggggtccctgggaatgggctccccagcacagcgGGGGCTCTCCCAGCTGGCTCCATGCCCTGGGTGATGCCAGATGCCCATCAGTACGTCTGGGGCGTGAGGATGAAGAGTCGGTCTTCCTCCTTGCGGATCCACTTCATGAGCTTGTTGACAGCATTGATGGCGCCAGCCTTGGTCCCCAGGGGACTGTAGCATACGTAGAGCTCAAAGGCATTGGTTACCTGGAGAAGGAACAGGACACATGCTGGGAACAGGACTGTGCCCCACTTGGGGCTGGCACTTCATCTTCCCCCCATGGGCTACCAGCAGtgggcagaggggctccagTACCCCATGAAGTGGCAGTGGGGTACTCTAAATGGGTGGCATCTGGTTTGCTTAGAAGTATGAGAACCAAACCCTGAGCTTTGTCCTCACAGTGGGTTTTCTCCACAGCACTGAGTTCACAACAGGACATGGCACAGCCCTTGGTGCTGGAATTCACCAGCTCCTactgctgtcccctgcctgtccctccctcACGCAGGGGCAGGCTCACCCCAAAAAGGACCATGCACAGGCTGGGGTCCTCCCAGGAGACCACAGAGCTGAAGCTGTGTGCCCCCTCCCCATCACGCAGGACCAGAAAAGACAGGCTTACCAAATCCTGCTGATGCTGTGTGCCCCCTCCCCATCATGCAGGACCAGAAAAGACAGGCTTACCAAATCCCCCCAATGGCCTTACCCACGCCAGGAGGTTCTCACGGGGGCCTGTGAAATAGATGTTCTTCAAGGGCCGTGAAGAGTTGTGGGCCCGACTGTGCAGGTACTGATAAAGCCCCAAGagcctctccttctcctcctcctgcacgTAGGGAGCCTCAATCTCggggctgcaggaacacagCACTCCGTTAACCCCCTGGAGAAGGGGCTTGGCCCACGCCACACGCCACAGCCATGGCCCAGTGGTTCCCCAGGGCCTCACCTGGTGAAGAGCCCAGAGCTCTTGGACTTGTAGATGAAGTGCCGGAGGTCAGGGATGCCCACCTGGGCCACGCTGTAGAAGGGGGTGCGCAGGGCCTCCTGCAGAGCGTGGTGCACCCCCCGCCGCCGCAGGCGCTCCTGGAAGCGCCGCTTGCAGTCGGACACGGTGAAGAAGTCCTCACGGTCAGTGGAgaccagcagcaggcacaggtccatctcctgctccaggtaGGAGATGTGGGCATGGAAGAAGCCGCTGGAGTTGAACTTAGGGAGACAAATGGGAGTCCAGGCTTCACCCTCCcgaaaagaggaagaagagctgATGAGGTTGAAGAGCAAATGGAGGTCAATAGGGTGAAGGAACTGATCCTTCTTCCTCACGAGAGATACTAGCTGGTTCCCAGACAGCAGAATGGAGAAGACCAGGCTCTTGGCCTTGgcctgctgcaggctgctgctgacagcGTCCCGGACACTGGCGGCCAGGGGCAGGCAGCGCACGGCGCCCATCAGGAAGCTGGGGTCGTGGGCCATCAGGTCCAGCAGGTTGTCAGTGATGCGCTCGGAGCCAGCCAGGAGCCGGCGCAGGTCATAGTTCTGCTTCTGCTGGAAGATGTGGTTGAGCTGGGTCCAGGTGAGCAGGCTCAGAATCTGGTAGTAGATGTAGAGCAGCTCATGGGCAATCTCCTGCTCGGACTGCCGGGTGCgtgccactgccaccagcaccagcgGGCTCCTCCGCACAAAGACCACCTTGTAGCCATCTGCTTGGGAGGGAGTCCCCAGGGGTCCAGGGACAGACCTGTGAGCCTGGCTCCCTAGGGCtacagccaggctgcagcctctccccccAGCAACCCATctgcccctggggacagctgacaTGGCCCATGGTGGCAGGCGCATGGATGGGCAGGCCGGGACCCCCCCATCCCATTCCCCCCCGGTGGTACCTGCATGGATGGACCGGATGGCATTTTTCTCGGCCTCCAGGAAGGACACCAGGGCCATCATGACGCCCATGGTGCTGGACAAGGCCTCCTCAGAGCCATAGCGGGAGTACACGGGCTTGCCCGCCTCGCTCAGCACGAAGACGTGCTTCCTGTGCAAGCGCCAGGCGTCCATGGTCacgtcctcctcctccttccccgACAGCACCGAGTCGCGGCGGGCGGTCTGCGGGGACGGCTCCAGCTTCCCCTCCTTGCCCGGCCTCATCTCCTCCTCCAGGTCGAGGGCCATGCCCGTGAGCTGCGTGCTCAGCTCGCTGAAGTCCTTGCTGATCTGCTCcatgctgctctgcttggcCGGCTCCCCCTGTCTCTCCTCTGGGCTCCGTGCCGCAGCCGCCCCATCCTCGGGACTGGTCAGGTCCTCGTAGGAGCGGGTGTGCACGAACATGGCTCCCTCCTGGCCCGCCCCTGGGAACAACGGGCCATGCAGCATCCCTCCACGCGTCCCCCGTGCTGGGGGAAGGATGCAAGGGGGAcctgcctcctctccccatcCTACAGCACCCTGTGGATGCAGGTCCTGCTGGTGGGGAGTCATGAGTGGGCCCATCTccccctgcctgcagggctgcgGAGGTCCCAGCCTGCATGAGGAGCTGTACTTTCCCCCCTTGGTGAGCTGTGGTCCATACCTGGCTccgtgccctgtgccagccctggcgTGGGGCTCTCGGAcctctctgtgtgctgcccATCTCCCGGCGCCAAGGATCCATTGGACACTTCCCAGCTTTTCTTCTTGTGAACATCTGCAGCCATTCCTCGGGGCAAGGACCTGCACGTGACCCACAGTGTCACCCCTGCGTCCCCTCACTTTCAAAGCAGGCCCTGAAATGCTCTGTTCTCCACCAGGGCCAGGCCAGCACCAGCCCAATCCCGCTGGCtcagcactgagccctgctgagaTGTCAGGAAAGCTGCTCTAATCCAGCAGGATTTCCTCTCTCACGCAGCCCCAGCTTTTTCCAGTCCCCTGCCGACGCCACCTTTCATCCAGGCTTGGCCCTGATTTCCCCCATGAAagctgctcagcctctccctccctgtgcagcGAGGGGGAAGGGACATGGCCCTGGATGGGGCTTGTCCCACACACCGGAGATCCCAGAGGCCTCGTGTTTGCAAAGGGAGGGGTTTACGACCGTCCTTGGACCGGGTTAGGTGGCTGTGATGGGAGGAGGCCGGTGACACTCCTCCTGAGTTGGCACATATGGCGTcaccccaggagctgggtgaCCTCTCCAGCAGAGGCCATGCCTCCAGCCcgctccttcctcccttccctgggggaaaaccagcccaaaagtgagcacaagaaaaagcaacagGAGGCAGGCAGGCTGGCTAGGAGCCTGTGCCTCTGAACTCGGCTTCTAGGGAAGGTCATggagcccaggctctgctctgtgccccgGCACACTTTCTGTTCCCAAACCCAATCCCAACAAATGCCGCACCTAGGGGAGCCATACCAGCCCCGCCAAAGTCCTGTGACAGCCCTGAAAGGTACCACGGAGTGGATCAGCGCCCTGTCCTTGCCTGGGGGAGTTCATGCAGCCCCCACCTCCAAACTGTGACAGCTCTGGAGGGTGTTGAGGAATTGGTCAAAGCTCCATCCTCCACCGGGGAGCTAAATCCTTACCCCACAAAACCAGCTCTCCGGAGAGTACTGGGGAACAGATAAGGGCTCTGTCCTCTTCTGGGGGAGCCTGGGAGAGCCCCGGAGAGCGCCAGGGAGCTTACTGGGATCCCGTCTGCACCTGGGGGAGCCGGACACCCCACTAAAATCCTGTGACAGCCCTAGACGGTGATGGGGCCCGCTCCTCACCTTTCCTCCTCACCCCGCACCTTCCCGTGGGCGAGACTCACCCCAGGATCACCCCTGGCCCAGCAAGGGCCCACCCCGACCCTTCCCCCTTCAGCGCTGAGGTGTCACCGCTCCTGCAGCCCCGACACGACCCAGGCCCAGGACCCCCCTTCAGGACACCGCGCAGGGACCCACCTCCGCGGCTCCTCCCGGGGCcgccctgcagccccctgggcaCGGCCTAGGCGGGTCGGAGAAGGGGTCGGAGCCGGCGGCGGGCGGTCACCTCCCGCCCTACCCCCGGTCCCGGCCCCGACCGCGGCGAGCGACACCCCCGCCATCGCGGCGACCCGCCGCGGGGCATCATGGGAGTTGTAGGCGGTGCGCTTCAAGTGGGATCATAGGAGTTGTAGTCCGTGAGCCgcagggacacacctgagaAGCGGCGGTAGGAACGGGGCCATAGAAACTACAATTCCCAGCAGCCCCCGGGAGCCCGCGGGGAGGAGGGAGCCGGAAGTTCCGGGTCCTCGCCGTGGCGGCTGTGGGGCCTGTGTGAGGCGGGAGCGGcggagcaggaggaggaagaagaggaggaggtgatgAGGGTCTCCTGGGAGATAAAGGGGATCGTCTGGGGTAAAGGGGATCTCTCTCAGTGGGGCGAGAGCGGCGAGGAGTGTCCTGAGGGGCTCCCGGGGTAGAGGAGGCGAGGCTGCGGAGTCCATGAGGATGGGAGGATGTCTGTTTTGGGGTCACCCGCGGTGCAGGAATCGAGGGAGGCTGGGGGCGGCCCGCTGCTGGGCGTGAGGCAGCAGGTCCTGGCGCTGTGGGCCCGCAGCTGCGTGTCAGGACTCGGTGTCTCCATCAGCACCCCACGGCCCAGTGGGATGCGGGTTGTGGGGTTGGGATGCTCGGCCCCTGCATCAGGATACGATATCCCACATGGTAGTGTTGGGGCCTGCCACATGTGTATCATTGTCAGCAGTTGTGGTGTTTCTGGGTATCTCAGTGTTGTTCTAAGGCCCTGATCAAGATTAGGGCCTTTTTTGCACCGGGTCATACGTGTGTCCATACGTGTGCTTGTGGTTGTAAAAGGAATGGACCAAAGTGGGCTGGATTCgtgctgggatgcagaggggCTGATGGGAGCTGTGTGTTAGCAGATGTAATCCCAAGTGATGGGctaaatgggattttgggctgTAAGTAAAGGCTTAGGTGGAGGCAGGATGTGGTCTGGCACTGGTGGAGGCCAGGTAAGGCAGTGATCAGGAACGACTGGGAGTGATAACAGTGACCTCCCACgctctgttttttaaaacaattggCACCTCAAGAGGCTggggttctgctgctgtgtggtgTTTACTTTTGGCAATGCTGCTGAAAGTGGAATTTGCTTTCCTATCCTGGCAGGGTGTTGGTGGTGTGAGAGTCTTTCCCCACATTCACTGATTGGTGGGGTGTGTGTTAGAAATTCACTTGATTGTCTCTAGTGCTTGTTTTTAGAAACATGCAGATGAAAAGTATGCacatccctttaaaaaaaatgaaattaaaatcctCCAGCCTGACACCCATGAGAGCCAAAATGGTTCCCTCTCCCTTCACTTTCACATGTCAGTGATATGCTTTTGATATTTAGGGTCTCCAGCTTTAACACTGAATGTAACTGGATTTCTTGGCTACTTGTAGTTTCTGTAGCTTTGAGGAATAGTTTTCTCTTGTACTTCCTGCAATACTTGGATTTCACAGAggccttttcctttcttctgcctttactgGGTACAGAAAACTTTACTACAGAAAGCCACAAAAACTGTACTGGCTACAGAAAGTTGTTCCACAGAAAACTGCTTCCTCTGTTCTCGTGTGTAGTTCTGTGTTTGATTTCTTCGTGCTCTATAATTACCAAGTCTTGGCAAAATCTGTTTGGAGAGAAGCTCCATCAGATATCAGATTATTTTACTGCAAATAGCACCCAGTCTGTCACCAGTTACCTTTCTCTCCCCCATATTTGGAAAAAAGGTGTGAAGTGTGGTGTAAGTTGGTGAGGAGACActtgagagctgtgctggcGTTTCCCACTCAGCCCCTTGATGTCTTTATTTAGTCCTCAAGAAGACCAGTTGCTTAGTCTGGCTCAGCTGCACAATGATCAAAGCCATTATTTTACCATAGCAGGATATAAATTGGAATAAGAGATCCAAGAGTTTGCTGTCAGGCTTGCCACGTGCAGTTTGGGAAGTGGAGTCAGGAacctccccagagctgtctgGGGAAGCACTGGGGAGGCAGGGGCACGGTCCTGAGGAAATAATTGGGTGTAATTGCCAGGGAGCATCTGGAGCTCCATCAGTCTCTCCTGGGAGGGCTGTGTGACCACCAGTCATTGGAGGAACTGAAACCACAAAAGAGCTTCTCCTTGTTTAGTTGTGTCTTCTGTATCTTCGGTGGAGCTGAGGCTTTGCCACCAGGAAGTAGAGCCGGCTGGGACAGGAGTAGGGAAAGATGATGCATATCTGCCTCCTGAATGTTCAGGGTAATTGTAACAGCTCATTATTGTCCTAGAGAGCTGTTGGTCTGGGCTGTGCAATTGACAGGACTATTTCCATCTCCTCAAACACTTGGTTGTGACCAGAGTATGCCAAACTGATGGATGCCCGGTTCCAAGCAGGCAGGTGGCTTTTTGCCATGCTTTGCTGTTGGCCTGCGGTGTCTTTGGCAAGCAGCCTCGCTCACACTGACCTGTCTCCCAGCATTTACCTGTGAGCTGGAaggtgggagctgagctggcagatACCTGCCTGTGGCAGAAGGGTGAATCCTCATGATGTCTCATCATGGTGTGCTTTTTTTGGAGCAGTTGTAGCAGGGTGTACCTTCAGGAGATTTTGGCGTCAGTGGAAGCCAGGCTGCAAtccttctgtccctgtcctgcagtTTGCTGTCACCTTGGTTTGTGGGGTTGTGTGGTAAAGCGTATCACTGAAGTGACCTGGGTTAAATATAACTCCCTTCTGAGGGTCATGCCTGGCACAGACCCAGAAAAGCACAAGCTGGCACAACTTCCATCCGGTGCTTTGCCAAAAGCAGAGGCGGGGAGCGAATCAGGCTGAGCGGGGGCTGTCGGAgtcagtgctgctccctgtgttATTGAACCATGACCTCGCACTCCCGAGCTTGCTGCATGGTTCAGCGGGTCTGTGCCAGGCCTGAGAGCTGtccagtgggatttttttccttatctgaTAATTTGGATATTATGTCTAAACAGTTCCCAGCTGGcaggggattttatttttatttgttttaaatgttgGCGAGGTTGTTGACTTAAGAAGAACTGGAGTGGGGGAGGGAACTCCAGAAGGGAAGAGCAAGAAATGCGAGgtctgcaggctgcagaaggTCTCAGATGAAAGGACTGGCTGATGACAGGAACCATCTCCCTTTGCCTGCCCTTGCTATGAAGGCAGTGCAGTCTTGGTTCTCTTAGAAAGAGAACTTTTCCTCCTAGAAAGATGGAGGAAATCCGTAGGACCAGGGCGGTTATTTATGAAGAGCCATGTAAAATGTCAGCAGACTGGTACTCTCAGGCTTGAGTGGCCTACAGAATGAACCTGTTTTTTTGGAAGTGACATTGAGGTGGATGGATCAGTGGTGGTTGCACAGGTTGCCTTTCTCAGCCTCTGCATGCTTGGTTTCTGGCTGAacctgctgtccctggctccCACCTGAGCCTTCCCTGGTGGGTAGTGGACCCTGGCAAGAGCATGGACTCTCtcttggcacagcagctccctcagctccttgGCAAaga
This DNA window, taken from Ficedula albicollis isolate OC2 chromosome 12, FicAlb1.5, whole genome shotgun sequence, encodes the following:
- the MON1A gene encoding vacuolar fusion protein MON1 homolog A — protein: MAGVSLAAVGAGTGGRAGGDRPPPAPTPSPTRLGRAQGAAGRPREEPRRSLPRGMAADVHKKKSWEVSNGSLAPGDGQHTERSESPTPGLAQGTEPGAGQEGAMFVHTRSYEDLTSPEDGAAAARSPEERQGEPAKQSSMEQISKDFSELSTQLTGMALDLEEEMRPGKEGKLEPSPQTARRDSVLSGKEEEDVTMDAWRLHRKHVFVLSEAGKPVYSRYGSEEALSSTMGVMMALVSFLEAEKNAIRSIHADGYKVVFVRRSPLVLVAVARTRQSEQEIAHELLYIYYQILSLLTWTQLNHIFQQKQNYDLRRLLAGSERITDNLLDLMAHDPSFLMGAVRCLPLAASVRDAVSSSLQQAKAKSLVFSILLSGNQLVSLVRKKDQFLHPIDLHLLFNLISSSSSFREGEAWTPICLPKFNSSGFFHAHISYLEQEMDLCLLLVSTDREDFFTVSDCKRRFQERLRRRGVHHALQEALRTPFYSVAQVGIPDLRHFIYKSKSSGLFTSPEIEAPYVQEEEKERLLGLYQYLHSRAHNSSRPLKNIYFTGPRENLLAWVTNAFELYVCYSPLGTKAGAINAVNKLMKWIRKEEDRLFILTPQTY